From the Carya illinoinensis cultivar Pawnee chromosome 4, C.illinoinensisPawnee_v1, whole genome shotgun sequence genome, one window contains:
- the LOC122307832 gene encoding transcription factor MYB93-like — protein MGRPPCCDENGLKKGPWTPEEDQQLVKYIQKHGHGSWRALPKLAGLNRCGKSCRLRWTNYLRPDIKRGKFCQEEEQTILNLHAVLGNKWSAIASRLPGRTDNEIKNFWNTHLKKKLIHMGFDPMTHRPRTDILSSLPHLIALANLKELIDHHSWEEQALRLQSAEAVQMARLQYLQYLLQPLPSNGSTTANSINSFNEMDVINHIKDNLGLGASHLDTPTPSLGTSTLQPGHDAIPFSHLPDLQIPCNDYQTPLNKENNVQAPEFTALIQGESSLNSPWLASSSSTPSPSVVPPMTETSMNNLGDACSTSSYGEAAPSIWPDLLLEDLLFHEIS, from the exons ATGGGAAGGCCCCCTTGTTGTGATGAGAATGGCCTCAAGAAAGGCCCTTGGACACCTGAAGAAGACCAACAGCTTGTCAAATATATCCAGAAACATGGACATGGAAGCTGGAGAGCCCTTCCGAAACTTGCAG GGCTTAACAGATGCGGAAAGAGTTGCAGATTAAGATGGACAAACTACTTAAGGCCTGACATCAAGAGAGGGAAGTTTTGccaagaagaagaacaaacAATTCTGAATCTCCATGCCGTTCTTGGCAACAA ATGGTCGGCAATCGCAAGTCGCTTACCTGGACGGACGGACAATGAAATCAAGAATTTCTGGAACACCCATCTGAAGAAAAAGCTTATTCATATGGGATTTGATCCCATGACACACCGGCCTCGAACTGATATCTTGTCAAGCTTGCCTCATCTTATTGCTCTGGCTAATTTGAAAGAGCTTATTGATCATCACTCCTGGGAAGAACAGGCTTTGAGACTACAATCTGCGGAGGCCGTTCAAATGGCTAGGCTTCAGTACCTGCAATATCTCCTCCAACCTCTACCTTCCAATGGTAGTACTACCGCAAACAGCATAAATAGTTTCAATGAAATGGATGTTATTAATCATATCAAAGATAACTTAGGATTGGGTGCATCTCATTTGGACACCCCAACACCATCCCTTGGAACTTCCACCCTTCAACCAGGCCATGACGCAATCCCTTTCTCTCATTTGCCTGACCTTCAGATCCCTTGCAATGACTATCAAACGCCGCTAAACAAGGAGAATAATGTTCAAGCTCCTGAGTTTACCGCGTTGATCCAAGGGGAAAGCTCTCTCAATTCACCATGGCTTGCTTCATCTTCAAGTACTCCATCTCCTTCTGTGGTTCCGCCCATGACAGAGACTTCCATGAACAACTTAGGCGATGCTTGCAGTACTTCAAGCTACGGAGAAGCTGCCCCTTCCATTTGGCCTGATCTCCTCCTTGAGGACCTTTTGTTTCATGAGATTTCTTAG